One Spinacia oleracea cultivar Varoflay chromosome 4, BTI_SOV_V1, whole genome shotgun sequence DNA segment encodes these proteins:
- the LOC110788157 gene encoding expansin-like A1, translating into MAIFLCFVFLLFSSASAACNQCVLSKASFFGSSKGLSGGACGYGPVAVDFHGGHVAAALHTIYKKGEGCGACFQIRCKNSGVCNTKGTKIVVTDLHTDKSNATDFVLSSRAFRAMALPGKDKQLLSVGIADVEYKRVPCVYKGQNVAIRVEKFSKFPNYLAVTALYQGGQTAILGGDVASVDRPSNWVYLSRNYGAVWDTDSAPSGNLTLRFIINSGFDAQFFYTNEGVLPANWKPGVTYNTSVQITNVALDGCAPCNTWK; encoded by the exons ATGGCTATCTTCCTCTGTTTCGTCTTCCTTTTGTTCTCATCTGCTTCTGCAGCTTGTAACCAATGTGTCTTATCAAAAGCTAGTTTCTTTGGTAGCTCTAAAGGCCTTTCCG GTGGAGCTTGTGGATATGGTCCCGTAGCTGTGGATTTCCATGGTGGACATGTTGCTGCTGCGCTTCATACTATTTACAAGAAGGGTGAAGGTTGTGGTGCTTGCTTTCAG ATAAGATGCAAGAACAGTGGTGTATGCAATACAAAAGGGACAAAGATAGTAGTGACTGATCTCCACACTGATAAGAGCAACGCAACAGACTTTGTGCTGAGTAGCAGAGCTTTTAGAGCCATGGCCTTGCCTGGCAAGGACAAACAGCTCTTAAGTGTTGGGATCGCAGATGTCGAATATAAGAG GGTACCCTGTGTTTATAAAGGTCAAAACGTGGCTATCAGAGTGGAAAAGTTCAGCAAATTTCCAAACTATTTGGCAGTAACAGCCCTCTACCAAGGTGGTCAAACTGCTATCTTAGGAGGTGATGTAGCCTCG gtTGATCGACCAAGTAACTGGGTTTACCTGAGCCGAAACTACGGGGCAGTGTGGGACACAGACAGTGCTCCAAGCGGGAATCTGACGCTGAGGTTTATTATTAACTCTGGTTTTGATGCACAGTTCTTCTATACCAACGAAGGTGTCTTGCCTGCCAACTGGAAGCCTGGAGTCACATACAACACTAGTGTGCAAATCACTAATGTTGCTTTAGACGGTTGTGCTCCTTGTAATACCTGGAAATAA
- the LOC110788199 gene encoding expansin-like A2 — MGIFLCIIFLLFSSASASCNQCVLAKATFFRSSKGLSGGSCGYGAVALDFHGGHVAAAVPCIYKNGERCGACFQVLN, encoded by the exons ATGGGTATTTTCCTCTGTATCATCTTCCTCTTGTTCTCATCTGCTTCTGCATCTTGTAACCAATGTGTGTTAGCAAAAGCTACTTTCTTTCGGAGTTCTAAAGGTCTTTCTG GTGGATCTTGTGGGTATGGAGCCGTAGCACTGGACTTCCATGGTGGACATGTTGCAGCTGCTGTTCCTTGTATTTACAAGAACGGTGAAAGATGTGGTGCTTGCTTTCAGGtacttaattaa